Proteins from one Erythrolamprus reginae isolate rEryReg1 chromosome 6, rEryReg1.hap1, whole genome shotgun sequence genomic window:
- the LOC139168939 gene encoding lamina-associated polypeptide 2, isoforms alpha/zeta-like yields the protein MADQSSTRGEEQPHPTSVSAKNKEKVSGKTKAKSSQSSASIKEAERKIKALEQRLEVALASPASGILAIPPFQPLPPSRTASPGLPLGVMGSASERDWSPDRQALPGPPPPSPLARPDRPASASHHVYGVSAGAQACAPIATFTPTAAGLRSQTDVWQAFPPYLQDMIANVYAQGMAVGAQHVTPPIPQSYHPRDLWSAPPPPPGLDSLAGDTGLLEEDSDHGNNELSDEEYAFPELPAPAGLFKPALYRLLLHKVKQTLDVPGAVAPPDTGDGLRTSASLCKEQPRESDTVPAMEIFLENIKRTWQHPAAAQGPSNIERRFYTFDNELESLLQFLPVDKPVATLVSNAAFPSETADSLKPDERRAETLLKKANQMAAWALQAASTASIFNRASIMWIQEVQARMGPEDPRLKQDLNKLLAAAEFSADATLHAAKFAARGMASTISSRRLLWLRHWQADAKSKWRLSSAPFEGTKLFGEVLEAVLVEDKDKRKVLTRSSRRQDRNSTPYRRRQPFRWDAASGNTQASRPYSQGQYGQSYSYRNDRTYFQGRGRGYQQSKRPFRGSNQRGFRGAK from the coding sequence ATGGCTGATCAATCGAGCACTCGTGGGGAGGAGCAGCCTCACCCCACTTCTGTGTCtgcaaagaataaagaaaaggtgTCTGGCAAGACTAAAGCGAAGTCTTCTCAGTCTTCAGCTTCAATTAAAGAGGCTGAAAGGAAGATCAAGGCCTTAGAACAAAGGCTGGAGGTGGCCTTAGCTTCTCCTGCTTCAGGGATTCTGGCCATACCCCCATTCCAGCCTCTTCCCCCTTCCAGGACAGCATCTCCTGGATTGCCCTTGGGGGTTATGGGCTCTGCCAGTGAAAGGGATTGGTCTCCTGACCGCCAGGCCTTGCCAGGCCCTCCTCCACCTTCACCTCTCGCTAGGCCGGATAGGCCTGCTTCAGCCAGCCATCATGTATATGGGGTTTCTGCAGGGGCACAGGCTTGTGCTCCAATAGCAACGTTCACGCCAACAGCTGCAGGGCTTAGATCCCAAACTGATGTCTGGCAGGCTTTCCCGCCATacctgcaggacatgattgccaatGTTTATGCGCAGGGAATGGCGGTTGGGGCCCAACATGTGACACCTCCAATACCACAGTCATACCATCCCAGGGAcctttggtcagcaccaccgcccccacCTGGGCTGGATTCGCTTGCTGGAGACACTGGGCTGCTGGAGGAAGACAGTGATCATGGGAACAATGAACTGTCTGATGAGGAGTATGCCTTTCCAGAACTGCCAGCCCCCGCGGGGCTCTTTAAGCCAGCACTATATAGGCTACTCTTGCATAAGGTAAAGCAGACCTTGGATGTGCCAGGTGCAGTGGCACCCCCGGATACAGGGGATGGACTTAGAACTTCTGCTTCTCTGTGTAAGGAACAGCCCAGGGAGTCCGATACTGTTCCTGCAATGGAGATATTCTTGGAGAACATCAAGCGCACCTGGCAGCACCCAGCAGCGGCACAAGGCCCCTCCAATATAGAGCGTCGTTTCTACACATTCGACAACGAGCTGGAGAGTCTGTTGCAGTTTCTGCCAGTGGACAAACCGGTAGCCACGCTGGTGTCCAATGCCGCCTTTCCCTCCGAGACTGCGGATAGCCTCAAGCCGGATGAGAGACGGGCCGAGACCCTACTGAAGAAGGCCAATCAGATGGCAGCATGGGCCCTACAGGCTGCGTCAACAGCATCCATCTTTAACAgggcatccatcatgtggatccaggaggttcAGGCTCGGATGGGACCTGAAGATCCTCGTCTTAAACAAGACCTCAACAAGCTCCTGGCGGCGGCCGAGTTCTCGGCGGATGCTACTTTGCACGCGGCAAAGTTTGCCGCAAGGGGCATGGCCTCTACGATTTCTTCTCGACGCCTGCTTTGGCTCCGGCATTGGCAAGcggatgccaagtcgaagtggcGCCTGTCATCTGCCCCTTTCGAAGGCACGAAGTTGTTCGGGGAGGTATTGGAGGCcgtcctggtggaggataaggacaagaggaaggtcctcaccAGATCCTCTAGACGCCAGGATCGAAATAGCACCCCGTACCGACGCCGGCAGCCATTTCGATGGGACGCAGCTTCCGGGAATACTCAGGCTTCCAGACCTTATTCCCAAGGTCAATATGGGCAGTCCTACTCGTACCGGAACGATAGGACTTACTTCCAGGGCCGAGGCAGAGGATATCAGCAGTCAAAACGGCCCTTTCGAGGTTCCAACCAGCGAGGTTTTCGTGGAGCCAAGTGA